Genomic segment of Leishmania panamensis strain MHOM/PA/94/PSC-1 chromosome 20 sequence:
AACAAGGTGGAGGGTCAACTGCtgggcacacacaccgggAGATGCGCCACTTTGGCGTCCTACTACAGCCATTGGGAGCAGCGCATCTGGCGTGCGCTGACGACGATGGTGCTCAAGTCGCTGGCGAGCTTCGCGAAGCTGGTCGGTTATACAACCTCCTCGCGCGCCTCCGctcggccgccgcctctcttcaAGGTGACCATTCTCCTCACCAGCGAACCGACGTACAcgccccagcagcaggagatCACGACAGCTTTCCACAAAATTCAAGCTGGCATCATCGAGACCACAAAGCACTTTCAGCGGTGGATGCGCGGGACGTGCCTGGAGTTTACACAAGGCGAGATCATCCCGCGTCCGGCGGAGGAAGAATATAAGACGCTCTTCACCTACTACCAGGACATCTACAATCTTCCCCAGGTATAcaagctgcaggcgctggtAAACCGAACCATTCAGACCCACCTTGGCGCCTTGGCGACGAACATCAAGATGCTGCAGCGATACCGCTTTGTTTTCCTGGCGGACAAGAAGATctcggtggagcagcaggccaAGAGCCAGCTTCAGTGGATCGACTACGATGCCAAGTTTCAGCTCTACTTCAACATGATCCACGACTTCGACGAGGAGAACCACCTGCACGACTTTGGCTTCATGCGGTGCGACGAGACACCGTTCTACACGGAGCTTGTCGGGCATGTGTATCAGTGGGTTGCGATGGAAGGTGCGCAGCTGAGTGATACAGTGCGTACCCGCATGATGCAGCGCTACAACACTATCAAAAAAATCAACGAAGATCTGATGCGGCCGTGCGACAACATTGCTGACCTCAAGCTTGTGCTGGAGGTGATGCACAACGCGCGGACGTCGTCGCTCGAGGTAGAGCAGGCGGTGCGTGAGATCGAGTATGTGTATAGCTCGCTTCAGCACTACGGCGTCCCGCTGGACGCTGAGATGGTGAAACTAGCAATGAGTCTGCAGGACATGTGGTCCTGCACCCTGGCCCGCGTGCATCAGACAGGCATTGCGTTGAAGCCACGCAAGGTGCAGTTCCGTGAGTTGACGATGCAAGAGGTCGGAAAGTTCCTTGATGGGGGGGCGAATGTGTTGCAGGAGTTCCGCCGCACCGGTCCTGGCCGCGCCGACATCGACCTCGCCGCCGGGAACGAGGCAAAGAAGCAGTGGCGCCAACGACTCAGCGAGCTACAAATGAAGCGCGACCAACTTGTCAAAGCCGAGAAACTCTTCGATCTCCCCCTGACGACCCACAcgtgcctgcagcagctgaacgAGGAGCTGACGAAGGTGGAGACGGTCTACAGCCTCTACGAGCAGTGGATGAGCGATCTGCGCCGCTGGAACCGGAGTAGCTGGAAGGATCTACTCCTCTCCGACTTAGAGGCGACGACGGAGGAGCGAGCCAAGCAAGCGCGCATTTTGGGAAAGCAGTATGGCATGGTCGACCCCTTTCCTGCTGTGCATCAGCTCATCCTTAACTTTCAGAGCTCactaccgctgctggcaaAGCTGAAGAGCCCGGCGCTAAAGACACGCCACTGGACAGAGCTTATGCGGGTGACTGACAAGAGCTTCAACTACGAGCAAATCAACCTCAGCGAGCTCATTGCGATGGAGGTATTCCGCTACACGGACGAGGTAGATCGCAttgtgctggcggcggctcgTGAGCAGGGAATCGAGCAGGAGATCCGCACCATCAAGCAGTACTGGGCGGAGAAAGTATTCACGCCTGTTCCGTACGCGCCGCGCAAGGGCATCCCCCGCTGCGATGTCCTCACCGACACAACCGAAATCCAGGAGGCTGTAGACGACAACACGCTCAAGGTGCAGTCCATCGCGAACGTTCAGTGGGCGCAACCGTTTTTCGAGGAGGTCAAGGCGTGGGAGCGTCGCCTGTGCGTTATAAGCGACGTCATCTCGGTTTGGGTGACTGTGCAGCAGAAGTGGCAGTACCTCGAGTCCATCTTCAAGGGCAACGACGACAttgcacagcagctgcccaAGGAGACCGCCAAGTTCCATGACCTTGACAAGAAGTTTGTGCGCCTCATGAACGACACGAGTGCCTCGCCGAACGTGTGCCACTGCTGCAACGTCACAGGTCGGCTGGAAGAGCTGCGGCACTTGGAAGAGAAGCTTGAGGAGTGCCAGAAGGACCTCTCGAACTACCTTGAAGCAAAGCGCTGCCTCTTTCCACGCTTTTACTTCATCTCCGATGACGAGCTGCTTTCGATTCTGgcgaccagcagcgccaaggcGGTGCAGGATCATATGCTGAAGATGTTCGACAACTGTGCCCAGCTCGTATTCAAAAGCGAGCGCGATGAGACCATCTGCGGTGTGGAGTCgcaggaaggagagcgactCGACTTTGGCACCCCCGTGAAGACGGACGGCCGCCCGGTGGAGGAGTGGCTGCAAGCCGTCCTTGACGAGTCCAGGCAGTCTCTACACGACATTCTGAAGGCCGGCGTCTTCTACTACCCAAAGATGCAGCGGCTGGAGTGGGTGAGGCAGTATCACGGCATGGTGACGCTGACAGGTGCGAAGGTGTTCTGGACGTATGAAGTCGAGTATGCTTTTACGCAGGCGCGCAAGGGAaagcgcagcgccgtgaAGGAGCTCTCGGCGTCGCTGGGCCGCCAGCTCATCGATCTGGTCGCCGAGATGGGCAAGGACATGGACAAGCTGTACCGCAAGAAGATTAACACGCTCATCATTGTGGACGTGCACGGCCGCGACATTGTTGACCGGTTCGTTCGCGACTCCGTGACAGACGCTCGCGAGTTCGACTGGGAGTCGCAGCTTCGCTTCTACTGGGAAAAGGCCGTGGACACCTGCACGATTGCGCAGTGCACGGGTCGCTTCCGTTACGGGTTCGAGTACATGGGCCTGAACGGCCGCCTCGTCATCACGCCGCTGACGGACCGCTGCTTCATGACACTGACCCAGGCGCTGACGTTCTGTCTCGGCGGCGCCCCGGGCGGTCCAGCTGGCACGGGCAAAACAGAGTCCGTGAAGGATCTCGCGAAGGCGATGGCGATCCAGTGCGTCGTCTTCAACTGCGGCGAGGGCCTCGACTACAAGGCGATGGGCACCATCTTCTCTGGTCTCGCGCAGAGTGGCTCGTGGGGGTGCTTCGATGAGTTCAATCGAATCGAGCTGCCGGTACTGTCGGTTGTGTCGGAGCAGCTCCGCTCAAtccaggcggcgctgcgggcgGGTGACAGAGAGTTTTTGTTCGGTGACAGCGTCATACGCCTGGTGCCGACGGTCGGCACGTTCATCACCATGAACCCGGGCTACGCGGGCCGCGTAGAGCTGCCAGACAACCTGAAGGCGCTCTTCCGCCctgtggtgatggtggtgccgGACATGGAGCTCATCGCCGAAAACATGCTCTTCTCCGAGGGCTTCACGACCGCGCGGGAGCTGGCACGCAAGATGGTGACTCTTTACTCCCTCGCCAAGGGCCAGCTGTCGAAGCAGCACCACTACGACTGGGGTCTGCGCGCGCTCAAGGCGGTACTCGTGATGGCGGGGCAGCTGAAGCGTGGTTCCTCCGAGCTGACTGAGGAGTCGGTGCTTatgcgtgcgctgcgtgaCATGAACGCGCCGAAGTTCATTGCGCAAGATGAACCGCTCTTCAAGGGCCTCATGGGAGACTTGTTCCCTGGGCTTGACCCGACGCGCGTCCCGCAGGAGAACCTCGTCAAGGCCAGCACGAGCGTGTTGAAGGAGCGCGGCCTCCAGATTAACCTGAAGCAGATCGacaaggtggtgcagctgtaCGAGACGATGCAAACACGACACACATCGATGGTTGTCGGCCCgaccggcggcggcaagtCAACGGTGATCGAGACCCTGTGCAAGGCGCAGACAGTGCTCGGCCTCACGACAAAATCCTACGTCATCAACCCTAAGGCGCAGCCGACCTCCGCTCTGTACGGCATGATGGACCCCATGACGCGCAACTGGACGGACGGGATCTTCTCGAATATCTTCCGCAGCATCAACAGACCCGCGGAAGGGGTGGAGCGGGAGCGGCGGTACGTTATCTTCGACGGCGATGTGGACGCGAAGTGGGTGGAGGACATGAACTCTATCATGGATGACAACAGGCTGCTCACGCTGCCGAACGGCGAGCGTATTCGGCTGCACCCACAATGCTCGCTGCTGTTTGAGGTGGGAGACTTGCAGTACGCTTCGCCGGCCACCGTCTCGCGTGTCGGCATGGTCTTCCTCGATCCAATCAACCTCGGCTGGACGCCGTTCATGCATGCGTGGAAGATGCGCCGCCCGCGTGATGAACAGGAGACGCTGACggagctggtggagcagTTTGTACAGCCGCTGATTCACTTTGTTTTGGACGGCGCAGACGAGGTGGGGGCggtgtcgccaccgccgaagCTGGCGCTTCCGACGAACGCGCTGAACATGGTGAAGCAGCTGACGACAATGTTGAGCATCGTGTCGCCCAAGGAATCCTCTTTGGAGCCGCGCGCGCTTCAGTCCGTCTTTATTTTCGCCTGCGTGTGGAGTTTTGGTGCTCTTATCAGCTCAGGGCCAGATCGGGTGCGCTTCGACACCTTTCTGAAGCGCATCAGCGGATGGAACCTGCAGGACGTCGGCGACAACTTCCTCACCCGCTTTGTCGGCTCCGGTTCGCTGCCCGAGGCGCGTACCTTATACGACTACTACTTTGACCTGCAGGACAGTCGGTGGAAGCCGTGGAATTTGCTCGTGAAGCCATTTGAGCGGAAGCCCGGCCAGCCGTTTTGCTCGCTGCTCGTGTCCACTGTAGATACGGAGCGAAATATGTGGTTGCTGAACAAAGTGATGCTTAATCGAACCCCTGTCATGTTTGTGGGCGAGAGCGGAACGGCAAAAACAGTGACGATTCAgtcgcacctgcagcacctgaaGTGGGCCTCTCTGCAGTCgagcaagagcagcggcgaaggcggcagTGACGATGTCCAACTAGAGGTAATGCTGCTCGAGATGAATTTCAGCTcccgcaccacctctcttGACGCACAGCAGGCCATGGAGGACAACATCGAGAAGCGCACCAACACCGTCCTCGGCCCCCCTGCAAAGAAACGGCTGATCGTGTTTGTGGACGACATCAACATGCCGAAGGTGGACCTTTACGGAACGCAGCAGCCCATCGCCTTCCTGAAGCTGCTCATCGAGAGTCAGCACTGGTACGACCGCAAGGACCTGTTATTCAAGAACGTGCGCGACACGCAGTTCGTCgccgcgatggcgccgcccGGTGGTGGCCGCAACGCGCTTGACCCCCGCTTTGTTTCCCTTTTCACTGCTTTCAATATTCTGTTCCctgaagaggaggcgatCCACACTATCTACCAGCAGATCTTGGCCCACACGTACAAGATGCTGCCTGTCGGCGCCGACTTCGCGACGACGATCACGTCCATGACGTTGCAACTGTACGTTTGCCTCGTCGCAGCGTTGCCTGCAACACCAGCCAAGTTCCACTACATCTTCAACCTTCGCGATTTGTCCCGGATCTACGAGGGCCTCTGCCGCGCAACTCCTGACAAGTTCCCATCGACGGGCGCCCTTGTCCGCCTGTGGCGCAACGAGGTGATGCGTGTGTTTGTCGACCGCATGGCTGACGAGGACGACAAGGCGTTTGTCTGCGGGCTAATCGAGAAGCAGGTGTCGCAGCACTTCCCGCGCGAGACGGCGACCGTCATGGCcgacccgctgctgcttggcgACTTCGGCGACTTTAATCCGGTAGGtgagcaggaggcgctgcacatcTACGAAGATTTTGGCCCCTCTTACGCCCGCGCGCGGCAGCTTGTCGAGGCGATCATGGATGAGATCAACACTCCAGTCAAGAGGATCAACCTCGTCATGTTTGACATGGCACTCGagcacctgctgcgcatcaCGCGTGTCCTGTCCCTCCCGCGCGGCCACTGCCTCCTTGTCGGTGTCGGTGGTAGCGGCAAGCAATCCCTCACGAAGCTGGCGGCGTCCATCAGCAAGATGGGCGTGTTTGAGATCGTGCTGGCGCGCCACTACGGCAAGGATGCCTTCCGCGAAGACTTGAAGAGGCTCTATCaacgtgtgggtgtgcagaaggagaagatggTCTTTCTATTTATGGACGGCCATgtcaaggaggaggggttcCTGGAGGACATCAACAACCTCCTAGCCGCCGGCATGGTCCCTGCCCTCTtcacagaagaggagaaggagcccCTCTACGCTAGTGTGGCAGAGGACGTCGAGGCGGCAGGACTGTGCCCGTCAAAGGACAACAAGTGGACCACCTTTATTGCGCGCTGTCGCGATAACCTGCACGTTGTGCTCTCAATGAGCCCCTCcggcgacgcgctgcgcacgcgctgccgcaACTTTCCCAGCCTCATCAACAATACGACAATTGACTGGTTCCAGAAGTGGCCGGCtcaggcgctggaggcggtTGGCCGTAAAGTTCTGGCCGAGGAGACGCTACCGGATGAGCTGCGCACGCCGATTGTGGAACACATGGTGCACGTGCACCTAACAGCGGACAGGCTGTCGATTCGCTACCAGAACGAGCTGAAGCGACACAACTATGTGACCCCTCGGAACTACCTTGGTTTCCTGGCAAACTATGCCAAGCTGCTTGTGACGCGGCGCGAGGAAATTGACGACATTGTGAAGAAGTTCACGATTGGCCTGGACAAGCTGAAGCACGCGGAGGCCGAGGTCAACGTCttgaaggaggagctggccgAGAAGGAGGTCACGCTGCGCGAGAAGCAGGAGATCAATGACCAAACAACGCGTGAGATCACCGAGCAGAAGCAGAAGAACCAGGCGCGCAAGGATGAGTCTCTGAAGATGGAAGACGAGCTCAACATTCAGAACGCGGAGATCGAGAAGGAatcggcggaggcgcaggtggtgctGGAGCAGGCGATGCCAGCTCTGGAGGAAGCGATGGAAGCGGTGCGGCACATTGACCCGAAGAGCATCACAGAGCTGCGCTCCTTCGCGAAGCCCTCCGTCAACGTcgtcgctgtggtgcgcATGGTGTGCATTGTGAAGGGCGTCCCGGCGACGTGGGAGTCGGGCAAGATTATGATGGGCCAAGCGGACTTTATTCGCTCCTTGGTCGACATCGACACCCTCACACCCACGCTGAACCAGGCAAAGATGAATGAGATCAACAAAGTACTGAAGGAGTTCCCGGTAAATTCAAATGACCTCAAGAAGGTGAGTATGGCAGCCTCGGGTCTGATGATTtgggtggaggcgatgaagCAGTACTGGAATGTGGCCAAGGAGGTTTTCCCGAAGCAGGAGCTGGTGCGTCAGTTGCAGAAGGCCAAGGAGATGGCGGAGAGGCAGTTGCAGGCATGCCGTGACGAGATCGAGCGCCTCACAGAAAGCCTGCAGCgactggagcagcagcttgaAGCTGGCATGGCAGAGGCACGGCGGCTGCAGGAAGAGAAGGCCGTgatgcagcgccgtctcAACGCAGCGCGCAGGCTGATCGATGGTTTCAGCTCGGAGCGGGTGCGGTGGACGGAGGAGAAGACGCTTCTCAGCGCTtcgcgcagccgcctcgtTGGCGACTGCCTGGCTGGAGCAGCTTTTCTGTCGTACCTTGGTGCCTTCACGTACCCGTACCGTCAGGAGGCACTCGACAATATCTGGGTGCCGGACCTACGCTCGCGCGGCATTCCGCTGACAGAGGGCTTTGAtccacggcagctgctgacgaACGACGTCGCGGTCTCGAAGTGGGCCAGTGACGGACTGCCGTCGGATGCGCTGTCGGTGCAGAACGGCATCCTGACTTCTGTCAGCACCGACTACACCGGCAAAGGCAAGCGCGCCGGAAAGATTCGCTTTCCGCTGTGCATCGATTCTCAGATGCAGGCGGTCAGGTGGATCAAGCGCCAGCACCAGGGCAACCCCCGCTTCGAGACGGCGACCTTCAGTGACCCTGACTTCCTCAAGAAGCTCGAGTTTGCCATCCAATACGGCAACCCCTTTCTCTTCGAAAACGTGGACGAGTTCATTGACCCCATCATCGACTCCGTGCTCGACCCGCAGTTCCGCTATGAGTC
This window contains:
- a CDS encoding dynein heavy chain, putative (TriTrypDB/GeneDB-style sysID: LpmP.20.3620), whose protein sequence is MASNTQRDPRLLWVFEKIRENFYGVTDDSLNDLFQDEESVDTVLSTLKAVDGMESSFVIVAREKESINGHSKGPLSHAANVPLPQHNSNGGGRGQRLRISSGAVYNSNIACSGLYAPDHSRCLFFVRVDHREITAEDAADWATNPQNPMHFAFELSGTQVPSLNSFYVLLMDVFAPMLQDMGQANGKRKALMALALDNGASAALSTPGGAAEVGSGANAADGVTTIGNSRQLYSEIHSWINRLGTQLEGFISQVGAERKLLISQDLYTLEDSDAQLQAVLGNKEVLRQVDTTVSQWQVEIGYAMSLEPQKEGPLGEIEYWRERYSTISALYEQLNSSQAKFILKIAKEAGCTSATMIDLTLQQFFRMYSESKDNVKFLGTLDRHFRTLHSVDPKVGSLQPIIDTLFSMMTALRMVWIISRFYSTEERMVGLLEKIARLIAQKVSEHIDFRTVLTLPSEVAKGKVAEGQQCLVKWKAAYKSVQEEINSSEREQHWNFDERRLFEVTDYMSDRCTDLLEVVETVEYYTTVLSAQLKTVLTDATDIERILKDVEKLKRPFGTLTFDPFERRATHNWQVVFSAFLAAVTSLDHEVSLFINRIFDDDLRSAESAFELLVSFKCIRTRPNRGGDSLDISALLLEKTDRILAQYFTEVENVQRIFQDHKGAPPLTKNQPLVAGAIHWSMSLFQRLKKPIVRFQHEGMLRSPMGQQVKAKYVEASRKMKDYSTARFLQWREEVRVPVPASLKWNILRAEPDGTYKVNFNWSIFDVIRETKYLDRLGFEIPKVILHITLQDEAYHAYVDALNAMLVSFNYELRVLAGPERAILAAEVRELKQALEPGFRDINWTSLSIPDFVTSCEKAITKFRNTSREVRKSADSLQTQVVNKIASTRLIPEYREFLQAGGELPELQTLVDIIERRRVEHLERCIRAYRTAKPLLNKVEGQLLGTHTGRCATLASYYSHWEQRIWRALTTMVLKSLASFAKLVGYTTSSRASARPPPLFKVTILLTSEPTYTPQQQEITTAFHKIQAGIIETTKHFQRWMRGTCLEFTQGEIIPRPAEEEYKTLFTYYQDIYNLPQVYKLQALVNRTIQTHLGALATNIKMLQRYRFVFLADKKISVEQQAKSQLQWIDYDAKFQLYFNMIHDFDEENHLHDFGFMRCDETPFYTELVGHVYQWVAMEGAQLSDTVRTRMMQRYNTIKKINEDLMRPCDNIADLKLVLEVMHNARTSSLEVEQAVREIEYVYSSLQHYGVPLDAEMVKLAMSLQDMWSCTLARVHQTGIALKPRKVQFRELTMQEVGKFLDGGANVLQEFRRTGPGRADIDLAAGNEAKKQWRQRLSELQMKRDQLVKAEKLFDLPLTTHTCLQQLNEELTKVETVYSLYEQWMSDLRRWNRSSWKDLLLSDLEATTEERAKQARILGKQYGMVDPFPAVHQLILNFQSSLPLLAKLKSPALKTRHWTELMRVTDKSFNYEQINLSELIAMEVFRYTDEVDRIVLAAAREQGIEQEIRTIKQYWAEKVFTPVPYAPRKGIPRCDVLTDTTEIQEAVDDNTLKVQSIANVQWAQPFFEEVKAWERRLCVISDVISVWVTVQQKWQYLESIFKGNDDIAQQLPKETAKFHDLDKKFVRLMNDTSASPNVCHCCNVTGRLEELRHLEEKLEECQKDLSNYLEAKRCLFPRFYFISDDELLSILATSSAKAVQDHMLKMFDNCAQLVFKSERDETICGVESQEGERLDFGTPVKTDGRPVEEWLQAVLDESRQSLHDILKAGVFYYPKMQRLEWVRQYHGMVTLTGAKVFWTYEVEYAFTQARKGKRSAVKELSASLGRQLIDLVAEMGKDMDKLYRKKINTLIIVDVHGRDIVDRFVRDSVTDAREFDWESQLRFYWEKAVDTCTIAQCTGRFRYGFEYMGLNGRLVITPLTDRCFMTLTQALTFCLGGAPGGPAGTGKTESVKDLAKAMAIQCVVFNCGEGLDYKAMGTIFSGLAQSGSWGCFDEFNRIELPVLSVVSEQLRSIQAALRAGDREFLFGDSVIRLVPTVGTFITMNPGYAGRVELPDNLKALFRPVVMVVPDMELIAENMLFSEGFTTARELARKMVTLYSLAKGQLSKQHHYDWGLRALKAVLVMAGQLKRGSSELTEESVLMRALRDMNAPKFIAQDEPLFKGLMGDLFPGLDPTRVPQENLVKASTSVLKERGLQINLKQIDKVVQLYETMQTRHTSMVVGPTGGGKSTVIETLCKAQTVLGLTTKSYVINPKAQPTSALYGMMDPMTRNWTDGIFSNIFRSINRPAEGVERERRYVIFDGDVDAKWVEDMNSIMDDNRLLTLPNGERIRLHPQCSLLFEVGDLQYASPATVSRVGMVFLDPINLGWTPFMHAWKMRRPRDEQETLTELVEQFVQPLIHFVLDGADEVGAVSPPPKLALPTNALNMVKQLTTMLSIVSPKESSLEPRALQSVFIFACVWSFGALISSGPDRVRFDTFLKRISGWNLQDVGDNFLTRFVGSGSLPEARTLYDYYFDLQDSRWKPWNLLVKPFERKPGQPFCSLLVSTVDTERNMWLLNKVMLNRTPVMFVGESGTAKTVTIQSHLQHLKWASLQSSKSSGEGGSDDVQLEVMLLEMNFSSRTTSLDAQQAMEDNIEKRTNTVLGPPAKKRLIVFVDDINMPKVDLYGTQQPIAFLKLLIESQHWYDRKDLLFKNVRDTQFVAAMAPPGGGRNALDPRFVSLFTAFNILFPEEEAIHTIYQQILAHTYKMLPVGADFATTITSMTLQLYVCLVAALPATPAKFHYIFNLRDLSRIYEGLCRATPDKFPSTGALVRLWRNEVMRVFVDRMADEDDKAFVCGLIEKQVSQHFPRETATVMADPLLLGDFGDFNPVGEQEALHIYEDFGPSYARARQLVEAIMDEINTPVKRINLVMFDMALEHLLRITRVLSLPRGHCLLVGVGGSGKQSLTKLAASISKMGVFEIVLARHYGKDAFREDLKRLYQRVGVQKEKMVFLFMDGHVKEEGFLEDINNLLAAGMVPALFTEEEKEPLYASVAEDVEAAGLCPSKDNKWTTFIARCRDNLHVVLSMSPSGDALRTRCRNFPSLINNTTIDWFQKWPAQALEAVGRKVLAEETLPDELRTPIVEHMVHVHLTADRLSIRYQNELKRHNYVTPRNYLGFLANYAKLLVTRREEIDDIVKKFTIGLDKLKHAEAEVNVLKEELAEKEVTLREKQEINDQTTREITEQKQKNQARKDESLKMEDELNIQNAEIEKESAEAQVVLEQAMPALEEAMEAVRHIDPKSITELRSFAKPSVNVVAVVRMVCIVKGVPATWESGKIMMGQADFIRSLVDIDTLTPTLNQAKMNEINKVLKEFPVNSNDLKKVSMAASGLMIWVEAMKQYWNVAKEVFPKQELVRQLQKAKEMAERQLQACRDEIERLTESLQRLEQQLEAGMAEARRLQEEKAVMQRRLNAARRLIDGFSSERVRWTEEKTLLSASRSRLVGDCLAGAAFLSYLGAFTYPYRQEALDNIWVPDLRSRGIPLTEGFDPRQLLTNDVAVSKWASDGLPSDALSVQNGILTSVSTDYTGKGKRAGKIRFPLCIDSQMQAVRWIKRQHQGNPRFETATFSDPDFLKKLEFAIQYGNPFLFENVDEFIDPIIDSVLDPQFRYESGQRLIRIGDKDIPWDENFQLYLCTKLPNPNYAAEVFGKTLVINYGVTEDGLEAQLLNYVVASERSDLQRQSEELVQTMAENRAQLKELENTLIRELTLATGNILDNDDLIATLENTKSSATEVEQKLRQAQETAQTTEESRQQYRPAAKRGAVLYFIISQLSAINPMYEYSLSAFLHDVFGYSITKSDASFEIQDRLRNIIQTLTYNLYTYVCMGIFAKDKVMLSFQMAVRLLSQEGRMVQSELEFFLRGCVLASKSLPANPVHWLTERQWNDVCKLAASVDVFKHLCEDVAANVEEWQAWAALDRPEEMESHPLPCGYSNKISAFQLLCLLRCFRSDRVYSAVTNFISTCDLLGEQFVMPLILRYKEVLEKSSSMSPIVCIVSPGANPTDEIVKLAVKEVGLDKMRSISLGQGQGEEAMRLVEVGATRGHWVLLQNCHLLTAWMKDMEKMLEKMDSSQVHEQFRLWLTTEPSERFPMGILQRSLKVVNEPPNGLKMNMKSTLSKVTEDQLDVCPHWAFRPLVFTLAFFHAVVQERRKYGKIGWNVTYDFNETDFTVSMRLLDTYLTKAYLNKDPLPWETLRYLVGEAMYGGRVTDGMDRRIVQTYLAEYFGDYLFDTFQPFHFFVESGVADYCLPLGSTDPEKRITLNQMVAQVDTFPNANAPDVFGLHPNAETGYLRHSTETLWSSLIELMPRVSTVAVGEETREAKLTKFTEEILLQIPEPFDMKVVTRKETERATEKGYEAVQPTQVVLLQEMERWNRLVNVMKTSLKELQKALSGAIGMSSELDELESALDNGQLPQSWRRYAPATRKNLGRWIAHFQRRYQQYLSWNMNGEPKCVWLSGLMVPDSYLSALVQVTCRKYRWPLDRSTIMTTVTAYAGPDDVTAAPEDGAYVGGLYLEGARWDAERRALAPQLKKKLITELPVMQIVPTESSRVKTIGTFKTPVYVNGDRRSAAGVGLVFMADLPSDVHPSLWVLESVALLLESDD